In a single window of the Ruminococcus albus 7 = DSM 20455 genome:
- a CDS encoding GGDEF domain-containing protein: MLERIKRFALYGDTDAESYDSIKRRLEESNRTIAFFFASVASVLIFAMYLLSFTKECFSSSRNVFIFGMVFSLIQVAVSLAAKKWLALSYVSVYMAVSVFLIYGIAIATITRPEEQTVTFMVMLIFVPLIFVDRPIRMAGSLLTYIIAFIIMAHITKTDPVLSVDVTDAVIFGALSVVSEAVVYRAKIKGYVLENKLKVMSETDQLTGLNNRNCYEWRITEYQNMFKKAICCVYIDANGLHELNNTKGHKAGDEMLCFVAECVEKQFGRRDSYRVGGDEFVAFAADIDRDEIEKRIDNIRISITERGYHAAIGYEYHTRKSLKINELIRLAESKMFDDKAAYYSTFDRRVRK, encoded by the coding sequence ATGCTTGAACGTATAAAACGATTCGCATTATATGGTGATACCGATGCTGAAAGCTATGATTCGATAAAGCGAAGGCTTGAAGAATCAAACCGAACGATAGCATTTTTCTTCGCATCAGTTGCCTCCGTTTTGATATTTGCGATGTATCTGCTGTCATTCACGAAGGAATGTTTCTCCTCCTCGCGCAACGTATTTATATTTGGTATGGTGTTCTCACTGATACAGGTGGCGGTTTCACTTGCTGCAAAAAAATGGCTGGCCCTTTCGTATGTTTCGGTATATATGGCAGTATCTGTCTTTCTTATATATGGCATCGCCATAGCAACTATTACCAGACCCGAAGAACAGACCGTAACTTTCATGGTCATGCTTATATTTGTACCGCTGATATTTGTTGACAGACCTATCAGGATGGCAGGCAGCCTTCTGACGTATATAATTGCTTTCATTATAATGGCACATATTACCAAGACTGATCCTGTGCTTTCGGTGGATGTTACTGATGCGGTGATATTCGGTGCGTTATCGGTAGTATCTGAGGCTGTAGTATACAGAGCCAAAATAAAGGGATATGTTCTTGAGAACAAACTGAAGGTTATGAGTGAAACTGATCAGCTGACCGGACTTAATAATCGCAATTGCTATGAATGGAGGATCACTGAGTATCAGAATATGTTCAAAAAAGCTATCTGCTGCGTATATATCGACGCAAATGGTCTGCATGAGCTTAACAATACAAAGGGTCATAAAGCAGGTGATGAGATGCTTTGCTTTGTGGCAGAATGTGTAGAAAAGCAGTTCGGAAGACGTGACAGCTACCGCGTTGGCGGCGACGAGTTCGTTGCGTTTGCTGCAGATATTGATCGTGACGAGATCGAAAAACGTATAGATAATATCAGGATAAGTATAACAGAACGCGGATATCATGCTGCCATAGGTTATGAGTACCATACAAGAAAATCATTGAAGATAAATGAGCTGATCCGCCTGGCAGAATCAAAAATGTTTGATGATAAGGCGGCTTATTACAGTACCTTTGACAGACGTGTAAGAAAATGA